The following are encoded in a window of Echeneis naucrates chromosome 19, fEcheNa1.1, whole genome shotgun sequence genomic DNA:
- the LOC115060554 gene encoding transcription factor 20 isoform X2 gives MEQAAGSLDDLQPQDLSTTSLPTVIDLTRKGEECVLNATSLQMVKSPGWYPNSGTGTPGIAYSDAGSSDISFQSGDHIQPDNAFAHTTVTLSYVSRSHVFPTQDTMSQHSALCGMPTMSKFSLRPSCDSEKGLGETDYSLNQHYLEQVESPGDLASQTDVLQSQVGPENDGGLCPTQEVCLVNGGVISSDEDTDKQVEEKDECSLPRKSSKGLENGQDHSPTSSGECVDSSTETLTPSNVENDKGGGSEVVFVMSKKQDPVVTLDSKGARDLCSLRREFISPLEDPVSPSATSLDDVEEVFTLPQTSSSPSGDNLYLETEESTIDDLSTEGGIQPGSGISNSTTELDSKDESKKAVIEPLIDFKDDVCVSDVSEDKSKTVTPHMNGSTKALRRNLKEKKLPVRSSRGTRLEAIVMNINSSKYKVSGCMRTNKKACASQSKTSGSNTARPKRNSALSVGRRSRVGTLSAKTVKQKAGTNIINTDNSIGSTSDSEILSHANKLHSNTHPKSPQFTVHKKSKKESMYVSHPVHSPQSPPAKSKRSLSQSSPQAVLHQNSKKVSELLIHPKPSEEIHVARVPSPESSKSPKKSPGKAKGKTKGSTKSPTAKTKAGHTPKRKRKKHKGGQSSSMFSPKEPEIKLKYINYKEEKRDLRLDSFSPFIRVQRQQSLPSLCTVINYPEEVRTQHKKGQQQQAHSSGFVSAVVPSTSCLQLGRVSMHSQHQRSLVCCLCGQSANAMDLGDLHGPYYPEGYQPSTKTPASISSLKEDDYSDSDSSSCSIRGGRRKCTSPRTLWSLRQGAQLKQKGLLEGHRWTGDNSGSPAAKRARSDANSAEVEDWYSPPVLPLEPCEYWLHEDCGIWSAGVFLVKGKVYGLEEAVKVAQETVCSACHDPGATLGCFFKGCPNKYHYRCALESDCVLIEDNFSMKCKKHKNKTFKTPPGIRWDDS, from the exons ATGGAGCAGGCAGCTGGGAGCTTAGATGATCTACAGCCTCAAGACCTCTCCACCACCAGCCTCCCCACTGTGATCGACCTGACGAGGAAAGGTGAGGAATGCGTCCTAAACGCCACGTCCCTGCAGATGGTGAAGAGCCCGGGCTGGTACCCAAACTCTGGGACTGGCACGCCTGGAATAGCCTACTCAGATGCTGGCTCCTCAGACATCTCGTTCCAATCAGGGGATCACATTCAACCAGACAATGCCTTTGCCCACACAACAGTCACCTTGTCCTATGTGAGCAGGTCTCATGTCTTTCCCACTCAAGACACCATGTCTCAACACTCAGCTCTGTGTGGTATGCCAACAATGAGCAAGTTTTCCCTCCGCCCTTCATGTGACTCGGAGAAAGGGCTTGGGGAGACAGACTACTCACTAAACCAGCATTACTTGGAGCAGGTTGAGAGCCCAGGGGACCTCGCTTCTCAGACAGATGTTTTGCAGTCTCAGGTGGGACCAGAGAATGATGGAGGACTATGTCCGACACAGGAGGTTTGTCTGGTTAATGGTGGAGTGATTTCTAGTGATGaggacacagacaaacaagttgaagaaaaagatgaatgcaGCCTTCCAAGGAAAAGCAGCAAGGGTCTGGAGAACGGTCAAGATCATAGCCCTACAAGCTCAGGAGAATGTGTTGACTCCTCCACAGAGACTCTCACCCCCAGCAATGTAGAGAATGATAAGGGGGGAGGCTCTGAGGTGGTCTTTGTCATGTCTAAAAAACAGGACCCAGTGGTCACCTTGGACAGCAAGGGTGCTAGAGACCTGTGTTCACTGAGGAGGGAGTTCATCAGTCCACTGGAGGACCCCGTCTCCCCCTCTGCTACCTCACTGGACGATGTGGAGGAAGTTTTCACCCTGCCTCAGACCTCCAGCTCACCCAGCGGTGACAACTTGTATCTAGAGACTGAAGAATCTACAATCGATGACTTGAGCACAGAGGGGGGAATTCAGCCAGGCTCTGGCATCAGCAATAGTACAACAGAGTTGGATTCAAAAGATGAGAGTAAGAAGGCGGTGATAGAGCCTTTGATAGACTTCAAagatgatgtttgtgtgtctgacgTTTCAGAGGACAAATCCAAGACTGTCACTCCCCACATGAACGGGAGCACAAAGGCACTAAGGAGgaatttaaaagagaaaaaactgccAGTGCGTTCCAGCAGAGGGACGCGGTTAGAGGCCATAGTCATGAACATAAACTCAAGCAAATACAAAGTGTCTGGATGTATGCGCACCAATAAGAAAGCCTGTGCTTCCCAATCAAAAACTAGTGGTTCCAACACAGCCAGGCCCAAAAGGAACAGTGCACTGTCagtggggaggaggagcagagtggGAACTCTCTCTGCCAAGACAGtcaaacaaaaagcaggaacTAATATCATTAACACTGACAACTCCATAGGCTCTACCTCTGATTCTGAAATCCTCAGTCACGCTAACAAgttacacagcaacacacatccAAAAAGTCCTCAGTTTACTGTGCACAAGAAGTCAAAGAAAGAGTCAATGTATGTTTCCCACCCTGTGCACTCACCACAGAGTCCCCCTGCAAAGTCAAAAAGGTCTCTGTCACAGTCTAGTCCCCAGGCTGTTCTGCACCAGAATTCAAAGAAGGTGTCAGAGCTCCTGATTCACCCTAAACCCTCAGAGGAAATTCATGTGGCACGAGTTCCCTCACCAGAGTCATCAAAATCTCCAAAGAAAAGTCCAGGGAAAGCCAAAGGAAAGACTAAAGGTAGTACAAAATCTCCCACTGCCAAGACAAAGGCAGGTCACACTCCCAAGAGGAAGCGGAAGAAACATAAAGGCGGCCAGTCTTCCTCCATGTTCTCCCCCAAGGAGCCGGAGATCAAGCTAAAGTACATCAActacaaagaggagaaaagggacCTGAGGTTGGACAGTTTCTCTCCCTTCATCCGTGTGCAGCGGCAGCAGTCCTTGCCGTCACTATGTACTGTGATCAATTACCCTGAGGAGGTAAGGACGCAACACAAGAagggccagcagcagcaggctcacTCCAGTGGCTTTGTGTCAGCAGTTGTGCCCAGCACCTCGTGTCTCCAGCTGGGCCGGGTGTCCATGCACAGCCAGCACCAGCGCTCACTCGTCTGCTGCCTGTGTGGGCAGTCCGCCAATGCTATGGACTTGGGGGACCTCCACGGTCCTTACTACCCTGAGGGGTACCAGCCAAGCACCAAAACACCAGCCAGCATATCAAGCCTCAAAGAGGACGATTACAGTGATTCAGACTCCTCGTCCTGCAGcatcagaggagggaggaggaagtgcACCAGTCCACGCACCCTTTGGTCCCTCCGGCAGGGAGCTCAGCTCAAGCAGAAGGGCCTCCTGGAGGGCCACCGGTGGACTGGTGACAATTCTGGCAGCCCTGCAGCCAAGCGGGCTCGCTCAGATGCCAATTCTGCAGAGGTGGAAGACTGGTACAGCCCCCCAGTGCTGCCTCTAGAGCCCTGTGAGTACTGGCTCCACGAAGACTGTGGTATCTGGTCCGCAGGCGTGTTCCTGGTGAAGGGAAAAGTCTATGGACTGGAGGAAGCAGTCAAGGTGGCCCAGGAGACG GTGTGCTCAGCATGCCATGATCCTGGTGCAACACTGGGCTGTTTCTTTAAAGGTTGTCCCAACAAGTACCACTACAGATGTGCTCTGGAGTCAG ACTGCGTTCTCATTGAAGACAACTTCTCCATGAAGTGTAAGAAGCACAAG AACAAGACATTCAAAACCCCCCCAGGGATCAGATGGGATGACAGCTGA
- the LOC115060554 gene encoding transcription factor 20 isoform X1 produces the protein MEQAAGSLDDLQPQDLSTTSLPTVIDLTRKGEECVLNATSLQMVKSPGWYPNSGTGTPGIAYSDAGSSDISFQSGDHIQPDNAFAHTTVTLSYVSRSHVFPTQDTMSQHSALCGMPTMSKFSLRPSCDSEKGLGETDYSLNQHYLEQVESPGDLASQTDVLQSQVGPENDGGLCPTQEVCLVNGGVISSDEDTDKQVEEKDECSLPRKSSKGLENGQDHSPTSSGECVDSSTETLTPSNVENDKGGGSEVVFVMSKKQDPVVTLDSKGARDLCSLRREFISPLEDPVSPSATSLDDVEEVFTLPQTSSSPSGDNLYLETEESTIDDLSTEGGIQPGSGISNSTTELDSKDESKKAVIEPLIDFKDDVCVSDVSEDKSKTVTPHMNGSTKALRRNLKEKKLPVRSSRGTRLEAIVMNINSSKYKVSGCMRTNKKACASQSKTSGSNTARPKRNSALSVGRRSRVGTLSAKTVKQKAGTNIINTDNSIGSTSDSEILSHANKLHSNTHPKSPQFTVHKKSKKESMYVSHPVHSPQSPPAKSKRSLSQSSPQAVLHQNSKKVSELLIHPKPSEEIHVARVPSPESSKSPKKSPGKAKGKTKGSTKSPTAKTKAGHTPKRKRKKHKGGQSSSMFSPKEPEIKLKYINYKEEKRDLRLDSFSPFIRVQRQQSLPSLCTVINYPEEVRTQHKKGQQQQAHSSGFVSAVVPSTSCLQLGRVSMHSQHQRSLVCCLCGQSANAMDLGDLHGPYYPEGYQPSTKTPASISSLKEDDYSDSDSSSCSIRGGRRKCTSPRTLWSLRQGAQLKQKGLLEGHRWTGDNSGSPAAKRARSDANSAEVEDWYSPPVLPLEPCEYWLHEDCGIWSAGVFLVKGKVYGLEEAVKVAQETVCSACHDPGATLGCFFKGCPNKYHYRCALESADCVLIEDNFSMKCKKHKNKTFKTPPGIRWDDS, from the exons ATGGAGCAGGCAGCTGGGAGCTTAGATGATCTACAGCCTCAAGACCTCTCCACCACCAGCCTCCCCACTGTGATCGACCTGACGAGGAAAGGTGAGGAATGCGTCCTAAACGCCACGTCCCTGCAGATGGTGAAGAGCCCGGGCTGGTACCCAAACTCTGGGACTGGCACGCCTGGAATAGCCTACTCAGATGCTGGCTCCTCAGACATCTCGTTCCAATCAGGGGATCACATTCAACCAGACAATGCCTTTGCCCACACAACAGTCACCTTGTCCTATGTGAGCAGGTCTCATGTCTTTCCCACTCAAGACACCATGTCTCAACACTCAGCTCTGTGTGGTATGCCAACAATGAGCAAGTTTTCCCTCCGCCCTTCATGTGACTCGGAGAAAGGGCTTGGGGAGACAGACTACTCACTAAACCAGCATTACTTGGAGCAGGTTGAGAGCCCAGGGGACCTCGCTTCTCAGACAGATGTTTTGCAGTCTCAGGTGGGACCAGAGAATGATGGAGGACTATGTCCGACACAGGAGGTTTGTCTGGTTAATGGTGGAGTGATTTCTAGTGATGaggacacagacaaacaagttgaagaaaaagatgaatgcaGCCTTCCAAGGAAAAGCAGCAAGGGTCTGGAGAACGGTCAAGATCATAGCCCTACAAGCTCAGGAGAATGTGTTGACTCCTCCACAGAGACTCTCACCCCCAGCAATGTAGAGAATGATAAGGGGGGAGGCTCTGAGGTGGTCTTTGTCATGTCTAAAAAACAGGACCCAGTGGTCACCTTGGACAGCAAGGGTGCTAGAGACCTGTGTTCACTGAGGAGGGAGTTCATCAGTCCACTGGAGGACCCCGTCTCCCCCTCTGCTACCTCACTGGACGATGTGGAGGAAGTTTTCACCCTGCCTCAGACCTCCAGCTCACCCAGCGGTGACAACTTGTATCTAGAGACTGAAGAATCTACAATCGATGACTTGAGCACAGAGGGGGGAATTCAGCCAGGCTCTGGCATCAGCAATAGTACAACAGAGTTGGATTCAAAAGATGAGAGTAAGAAGGCGGTGATAGAGCCTTTGATAGACTTCAAagatgatgtttgtgtgtctgacgTTTCAGAGGACAAATCCAAGACTGTCACTCCCCACATGAACGGGAGCACAAAGGCACTAAGGAGgaatttaaaagagaaaaaactgccAGTGCGTTCCAGCAGAGGGACGCGGTTAGAGGCCATAGTCATGAACATAAACTCAAGCAAATACAAAGTGTCTGGATGTATGCGCACCAATAAGAAAGCCTGTGCTTCCCAATCAAAAACTAGTGGTTCCAACACAGCCAGGCCCAAAAGGAACAGTGCACTGTCagtggggaggaggagcagagtggGAACTCTCTCTGCCAAGACAGtcaaacaaaaagcaggaacTAATATCATTAACACTGACAACTCCATAGGCTCTACCTCTGATTCTGAAATCCTCAGTCACGCTAACAAgttacacagcaacacacatccAAAAAGTCCTCAGTTTACTGTGCACAAGAAGTCAAAGAAAGAGTCAATGTATGTTTCCCACCCTGTGCACTCACCACAGAGTCCCCCTGCAAAGTCAAAAAGGTCTCTGTCACAGTCTAGTCCCCAGGCTGTTCTGCACCAGAATTCAAAGAAGGTGTCAGAGCTCCTGATTCACCCTAAACCCTCAGAGGAAATTCATGTGGCACGAGTTCCCTCACCAGAGTCATCAAAATCTCCAAAGAAAAGTCCAGGGAAAGCCAAAGGAAAGACTAAAGGTAGTACAAAATCTCCCACTGCCAAGACAAAGGCAGGTCACACTCCCAAGAGGAAGCGGAAGAAACATAAAGGCGGCCAGTCTTCCTCCATGTTCTCCCCCAAGGAGCCGGAGATCAAGCTAAAGTACATCAActacaaagaggagaaaagggacCTGAGGTTGGACAGTTTCTCTCCCTTCATCCGTGTGCAGCGGCAGCAGTCCTTGCCGTCACTATGTACTGTGATCAATTACCCTGAGGAGGTAAGGACGCAACACAAGAagggccagcagcagcaggctcacTCCAGTGGCTTTGTGTCAGCAGTTGTGCCCAGCACCTCGTGTCTCCAGCTGGGCCGGGTGTCCATGCACAGCCAGCACCAGCGCTCACTCGTCTGCTGCCTGTGTGGGCAGTCCGCCAATGCTATGGACTTGGGGGACCTCCACGGTCCTTACTACCCTGAGGGGTACCAGCCAAGCACCAAAACACCAGCCAGCATATCAAGCCTCAAAGAGGACGATTACAGTGATTCAGACTCCTCGTCCTGCAGcatcagaggagggaggaggaagtgcACCAGTCCACGCACCCTTTGGTCCCTCCGGCAGGGAGCTCAGCTCAAGCAGAAGGGCCTCCTGGAGGGCCACCGGTGGACTGGTGACAATTCTGGCAGCCCTGCAGCCAAGCGGGCTCGCTCAGATGCCAATTCTGCAGAGGTGGAAGACTGGTACAGCCCCCCAGTGCTGCCTCTAGAGCCCTGTGAGTACTGGCTCCACGAAGACTGTGGTATCTGGTCCGCAGGCGTGTTCCTGGTGAAGGGAAAAGTCTATGGACTGGAGGAAGCAGTCAAGGTGGCCCAGGAGACG GTGTGCTCAGCATGCCATGATCCTGGTGCAACACTGGGCTGTTTCTTTAAAGGTTGTCCCAACAAGTACCACTACAGATGTGCTCTGGAGTCAG CAGACTGCGTTCTCATTGAAGACAACTTCTCCATGAAGTGTAAGAAGCACAAG AACAAGACATTCAAAACCCCCCCAGGGATCAGATGGGATGACAGCTGA